From the genome of Glycine max cultivar Williams 82 chromosome 2, Glycine_max_v4.0, whole genome shotgun sequence, one region includes:
- the LOC100785401 gene encoding kinesin-like protein KIN-7F has translation MGSIAEEEAMSNLAGSEERILVSVRVRPLNEKELTRNDLSEWECINDTTIMYRNNLSATERSLYPTAYTFDRVFRNDSPTKQVYEEAAKEVALSVLSGINSSIFAYGQTSSGKTYTMSGITDFAIADIFNYIEKRTEREFVLKFSALEIYNESVRDLLSVDSTPLRLLDDPEKGTVVERLTEETLRDWNHFQELISFCEAQRQIGETALNEVSSRSHQILRLTIESSAREFLGNDKMSSLSASVNFVDLAGSERASQTNSAGTRLKEGCHINRSLLTLGTVIRKLSKGRNGHVPFRDSKLTRILQSSLAGNAKTAIICTMSPARSHVEQTRNTLLFASCAKEVTTNAKVNVVVSDKLLVKQLQKELARLESELKNSGPTRLKFDSAALLKEKDLQIEMLKKEVMDVSMQRDLAQSQIKDMLQVLGDDGSSTELDSSGHQYPKLRVRGSFDFENQTAERQNLSSFDCVESVRSFDASQYSDGHSLSSDENYFQLPDLEKNLPVRISSPALSIVSHDAAKNDLDQKSVEDNLGDRCREIRCIESDDLNSNTHTFSTASSPAVSGLTDVDNTDKENLDLCSSVLKNNKEVADLVLPSLFLQEHFVLPSSEKISPGLTQSSASSSKTTKLTRSRSCKASLMRYPSSDWFDQEEMIQNAPPIGSEKDFTRRPEGLQRKTCTHHSNANAKRLSWAGYANSLGRASDVQNMKSSIDNGSYKDNSLPQGRNGKNDLESSNLQGNPEVQETGMESKINTKKFKDVGLDPLQSEEEKQLEWPSEFKRLQKEIIELWNACNVSLVHRTYFFLLFKGDPSDSIYMEVERRRLFYLKQNFDHGNQTVEDGLTPESSKRHLRGERQMLSRQMQKKLSRSERESLYIKWGIRLSSKNRRLHLAHCLWSETEDLEHIRESATIVAKLVGSVEPDQAFKEMFVLNFAPRRTRKKSFGWTASMKNIL, from the exons ATGGGTTCCATTGCAGAGGAGGAGGCAATGTCAAACCTAGCAGGCAGTGAAGAGAGGATTCTTGTTTCTGTTCGTGTGAGACCTCTGAATGAAAAGGAACTCACAAGAAATGATCTGTCTGAATGGGAATGCATTAATGACACAACCATCATGTACAGGAACAATCTTTCAGCTACAGAAAGGTCCCTGTATCCAACAGCATACACATTTG aTCGAGTATTTAGGAATGACAGCCCCACAAAGCAGGTGTATGAAGAAGCAGCTAAGGAAGTTGCTCTTTCAGTTCTCAGTGGCATCAACT CAAGCATTTTTGCGTATGGACAAACAAGCAGCGGAAAAACATACACCATGAGTGGCATAACAGATTTCGccatagcagatattttcaacTACATAGAAAAG CGCACAGAAAGGGAAtttgttttgaagttttcagcaTTGGAGATCTATAATGAATCTGTCAGGGACCTCCTTAGTGTTGACAGTACACCTCTCAGACTTCTTGATGATCCAGAG AAAGGGACAGTTGTTGAGAGACTCACAGAGGAAACTTTAAGGGACTGGAACCATTTTCAAGAACTTATTTCATTCTGCGAAG CTCAAAGGCAGATAGGGGAGACTGCTCTGAATGAAGTGAGCTCCAGATCTCATCAGATTCTCAGACTG ACAATTGAAAGTTCTGCACGTGAATTTCTGGGAAATGACAAAATGAGCTCCCTTTCTGCTTCTGTG AATTTCGTTGATCTTGCTGGGAGTGAGCGCGCATCCCAAACTAATTCAGCTGGTACGAGGTTGAAAGAGGGTTGCCACATAAATCGTAGTTTACTAACTCTTGGAACTGTCATACGCAAACTGAG CAAGGGGAGAAATGGACATGTTCCTTTCAGAGATTCAAAGCTAACCCGCATACTGCAGTCTTCATTAGCAGGCAATGCTAAAACTGCAATCATCTGCACCATGAGCCCTGCAAGGAGCCATGTTGAACAAACCAGAAACACCCTTTTATTTGCAAGTTGTGCTAAAGAAGTGACAACTAATGCAAAAGTCAATGTAGTGGTGTCTGATAAGTTGTTGGTCAAGCAATTACAAAAAGAGTTGGCTAGACTGGAAAGTGAGTTGAAAAATTCAGGGCCAACCCGCCTTAAATTTGATTCTGCAGCATTGCTGAAGGAAAAAGACCTCCAAATTGAGATG TTAAAGAAAGAGGTAATGGATGTTTCGATGCAGCGGGACCTTGCTCAATCTCAAATTAAGGACATGCTACAAGTGCTTGGAGACGATGGGTCCTCAACCGAGCTA GACAGTTCAGGTCATCAGTATCCCAAATTACGTGTGCGAGGTTCATTTGACTTTGAAAATCAAACAGCCGAACGACAAAATTTATCAAGTTTTGACTGCGTTGAGAGTGTCAGATCTTTTGATGCATCTCAATATTCAGATGGACATAGTCTTAGTTCTGATGAGAACTATTTCCAACTCCCTGATTTGGAAAAGAATCTTCCAGTCAGGATTTCTTCCCCTGCGCTTTCTATTGTAAGTCATGATGCTGCAAAGAATGATTTGGATCAGAAAAGCGTTGAAGATAATTTAGGGGACCGTTGTAGGGAAATTAGGTGCATCGAGTCAGATGATCTAAATTCAAACACACATACATTCTCTACTGCATCATCTCCAGCCGTCTCAGGATTAACTGATGTTGATAATACAGACAAAGAAAATCTAGATTTGTGCTCATCTGTGTTAAAGAACAACAAAGAAGTAGCGGATCTAGTTCTTCCTTCTTTGTTCTTGCAAGAACACTTTGTTCTTCCCTCTTCAGAGAAAATATCTCCAGGTCTGACACAAAGTAGTGCATCTAGTTCCAAAACCACGAAATTAACCAGAAGCAGAAGTTGTAAAGCAAGTCTCATGAGATATCCATCTTCAGATTGGTTTGACCAGGAAGAAATGATTCAGAACGCACCCCCAATAGGAAGCGAAAAAGATTTCACAAGAAGACCCGAGGGCCTTCAAAGGAAGACTTGTACACATCATTCTAATGCCAATGCTAAGAGGTTATCATGGGCTGGCTACGCGAATTCTCTGGGAAGAGCTTCTGATGTACAGAATATGAAATCCTCCATCGATAATGGAAGTTATAAAGACAATTCTTTACCCCAGGGAAGAAACGGAAAGAATGATCTTGAAAGTTCAAATCTGCAAGGGAACCCTGAG GTTCAAGAGACAGGAATGGAGTCCAAAATTAATACAAAGAAGTTCAAAGATGTTGGTTTGGACCCATTGCAATCTGAGGAAGAAAAACAGTTGGAATGGCCTTCAGAATTCAAGCGGCTGCAGAAAGAGATTATTGAACTCTGGAATGCTTGTAATGTTTCATTGGTTCACAGGACTTACTTTTTCCTTCTGTTCAAAGGAGACCCTTCAGATTCTATCTATATGGAAGTAGAGCGAAGAAGGCTGTTCTATCTCAAGCAAAATTTTGACCATGGGAATCAGACTGTGGAAGATGGACTTACCCCTGAATCAAG TAAGAGGCATCTTAGAGGAGAGAGACAGATGTTGAGTAGGCAAATGCAGAAGAAGCTGTCAAGATCTGAAAGAGAGAGCCTATACATTAAATGGGGAATTCGTTTGAGTTCAAAGAATAGAAGGTTGCACTTGGCCCATTGCTTGTGGTCAGAAACAGAAGACTTAGAGCACATTAGAGAGAGTGCTACCATTGTTGCAAAGTTGGTTGGTTCAGTAGAGCCAGATCAGGCTTTTAAGGAGATGTTTGTACTCAACTTTGCCCCAAGGCGCACGAGAAAGAAATCGTTTGGTTGGACAGCCAGTATGAAGAATATTTTGTGA
- the LOC100803419 gene encoding protein CHAPERONE-LIKE PROTEIN OF POR1, chloroplastic, translating into MTASGLSGCPTRCPQLPFHPMGSRHARVMAFSVAGRNKQGIAFRQVERTSFLSPILKCNRQLQLVKSAMDASYGDMSNDSAAVFPRINVRDPYKRLGISKEASEDEIQGARNFLIQKYAGHKPSVDAIESAHDKIIMQKFYERKNPKIDIKKKMREVNQSKFVQAVRGRFQTPSTKFIIKTSIAFLVLGVLTVLFPTEEGPTLQVAISLIATIYFIHERLKSNIRASLYGVGAFGISWLLGTFLMVSVIPPITILKGPRAFEVISSLITYVLLWVSSTYLR; encoded by the exons ATGACTGCATCTGGGTTGAGTGGTTGTCCCACAAGATGTCCACAGCTACCTTTTCATCCCATGGGATCACGCCATGCCCGGGTTATGGCCTTCTCTGTGGCTGGGAGAAATAAACAAGGGATAGCATTTCGTCAAGTGGAAAG AACGAGTTTTTTGTCTCCTATATTAAAATGCAATAGACAACTTCAGTTGGTCAAAAGTGCCATGGATGCTTCATATGGTGATATGTCAAATGATTCTGCTG CTGTTTTTCCAAGAATTAATGTGAGGGACCCATATAAACGACTTGGAATAAGCAAGGAAGCTTCTGAAGATGAAATTCAAGGAGCAAGGAACTTCCTGATTCAAAAATATGCAGGACACAAGCCAAGTGTGGATGCTATTGAGTCAGCACATGACAAAATAATCATGCAAAAGTTCTATGAACGGAAAAACCCAAAAATtgacattaagaaaaaaatgagggaAGTCAATCAATCCAAATTTGTGCAGGCTGTCAGAGGCAGATTTCAAACTCCATCTAcaaaattcattataaaaacTTCAATAGCATTCTTGGTACTTGGAGTTTTGACTGTCCTCTTTCCAACTGAAGAAGGGCCAACTCTTCAGGTAGCAATATCTCTGATCGCCACAATATATTTTATCCATGAACGGCTGAAGAGCAACATACGAGCTTCGCTATATGG GGTTGGAGCATTTGGTATTTCGTGGCTGTTGGGAACCTTCTTGATGGTGTCAGTAATTCCTCCTATTACCATACTTAAGGGACCAAGGGCATTTGAAGTGATCTCATCACTGATAACATATGTTCTATTATGGGTTTCATCGACCTATCTTAGGTGA
- the LOC100785935 gene encoding LOW QUALITY PROTEIN: probable serine protease EDA2 (The sequence of the model RefSeq protein was modified relative to this genomic sequence to represent the inferred CDS: inserted 1 base in 1 codon; substituted 1 base at 1 genomic stop codon) encodes MRLNLTFRYRLRSAMDSINAKLNRTKIENPWFIFSDLYSGAPSAWFRLKFPHLTCGSLASSAVVLAVYNYTEFDQQIGESAGPECKEALQEITQLIEHKLATSGKELKASFDAANLEIDGDFFILFLDPXMLQFQYGNPDKVCKPLVEAKKAGEDLVNAYAKYVKEYYIGTFGVDVKTYDQKYLIRNAMSEDNSARLWWFQVCTEVAYFQXAPSNDSIRSSKVDTKQVLIQTNFISS; translated from the exons ATGAGGCTTAATCTAACATTCAGATATAGATTAAGGTCAGCAATG GACTCCATAAATGCAAAGCTTAAtagaacaaaaattgaaaacccCTGGTTCATTTTTAGTGATTTGTATTCTGGAGCACCCAGTGCATGGTTCCGTCTTAAGTTTCCCCATTTAACATGTGGAAGTCTGGCTAGTTCTGCAGTTGTTCTTGCTGTTTATAACTACACAGAATTTGATCAGCAG ATTGGTGAGTCGGCAGGTCCTGAATGTAAAGAAGCGCTGCAAGAAATTACTCAACTCATTGAACACAAACTTGCAACCAGTGGAAAGGAACTAAAGGCCTCTTTTGATGCAGCTAAT CTTGAAATAGATGGAGACTTTTTTAT TCTTTTTCTGGATCCTTGAATGTTACAGTTTCAATATGGAAATCCAGATAAAGTATGCAAGCCTCTTGTTGAAGCAAAGAAGGCTGGAGAGGACTTGGTG AATGCTTATGCCAAATATGTCAAAGAGTACTACATTGGAACTTTTGGTGTTGATGTAAAGACTTATGATCAGAAGTACTTGATAAGAAATGCTATGAGTGAGGACAATTCTGCTCGATTATGGTGGTTTCAAGTTTGCACTGAAGTTGCATACTTTC TGGCTCCCTCAAATGATAGTATTCGCTCCTCAAAAGTTGACACAAAGCAAGTTCTTATCCAAACAAACTTCATCTCCTCATAG
- the LOC100784869 gene encoding probable LRR receptor-like serine/threonine-protein kinase At4g36180 encodes MSILLMLVLLCARCLSCAQCGSVTEIQALTSLKLNLHDPLGALNGWDPSTPLAPCDWRGVSCKNDRVTELRLPRLQLSGQLGDRISDLRMLRRLSLRSNSFNGTIPHSLAKCTLLRALFLQYNSLSGQLPPAIANLAGLQILNVAGNNLSGEIPAELPLRLKFIDISANAFSGDIPSTVAALSELHLINLSYNKFSGQIPARIGELQNLQYLWLDHNVLGGTLPSSLANCSSLVHLSVEGNAIAGVLPAAIAALPNLQVLSLAQNNFTGAVPASVFCNVSLKTPSLRIVHLGFNGFTDFAWPQPATTCFSVLQVFIIQRNRVRGKFPLWLTNVTTLSVLDVSGNALSGEIPPEIGRLENLEELKIANNSFSGVIPPEIVKCWSLRVVDFEGNKFSGEVPSFFGNLTELKVLSLGVNHFSGSVPVCFGELASLETLSLRGNRLNGTMPEEVLGLKNLTILDLSGNKFSGHVSGKVGNLSKLMVLNLSGNGFHGEVPSTLGNLFRLTTLDLSKQNLSGELPFEISGLPSLQVIALQENKLSGVIPEGFSSLTSLKHVNLSSNEFSGHIPKNYGFLRSLVALSLSNNRITGTIPPEIGNCSDIEILELGSNYLEGLIPKDLSSLAHLKVLDLGNSNLTGALPEDISKCSWLTVLLADHNQLSGAIPESLAELSHLTMLDLSANNLSGKIPSNLNTIPGLVYFNVSGNNLEGEIPPMLGSKFNNPSVFANNQNLCGKPLDRKCEETDSKERNRLIVLIIIIAVGGCLLALCCCFYIFSLLRWRRRIKAAVSGEKKKSPRTSSGTSQSRSSTDTNGPKLVMFNTKITLAETIEATRQFDEENVLSRTRHGLVFKACYNDGMVLSIRKLQDGSLDENMFRKEAESLGKIRHRNLTVLRGYYAGPPDVRLLVHDYMPNGNLATLLQEASHLDGHVLNWPMRHLIALGIARGVAFLHQSSLIHGDIKPQNVLFDADFEAHLSDFGLDKLTVTNNNAVEASTSSTATVGTLGYVSPEATLTGEATKECDVYSFGIVLLELLTGKRPMMFTQDEDIVKWVKKQLQKGQITELLEPGLFELDPESSEWEEFLLGVKVGLLCTAPDPLDRPTMSDIVFMLEGCRVGPDIASSADPTSQPSPV; translated from the coding sequence ATGTCTATCCTTCTCATGCTCGTGCTACTGTGCGCGCGCTGCTTATCATGCGCCCAATGCGGTTCCGTTACAGAGATCCAAGCCTTAACTTCGTTGAAGCTCAACCTCCACGACCCTCTTGGCGCTCTCAACGGCTGGGATCCTTCAACTCCGTTAGCTCCGTGCGACTGGCGTGGAGTTTCATGCAAAAACGACCGAGTCACTGAGTTACGCTTGCCTCGCCTTCAACTCAGTGGCCAACTCGGTGACCGCATTTCGGACCTACGCATGCTTCGAAGGCTAAGCCTTCGCTCAAACTCCTTCAACGGCACCATTCCTCACTCGCTCGCCAAATGTACGCTCCTACGCGCCTTGTTTCTACAGTACAACTCACTCTCTGGCCAACTTCCTCCGGCGATCGCAAACCTCGCCGGCCTCCAGATTCTCAATGTTGCCGGCAACAACCTCTCCGGCGAAATTCCCGCCGAACTTCCTCTCCGTCTGAAATTCATCGACATCTCCGCGAATGCTTTCTCCGGCGATATTCCTAGCACTGTCGCTGCTCTTTCCGAACTTCATCTTATAAACCTCTCCTACAACAAGTTCTCTGGTCAGATTCCTGCCCGTATAGGAGAGCTTCAGAATCTGCAATACCTTTGGCTCGATCATAATGTTCTTGGAGGAACCTTACCTTCGTCTCTCGCAAATTGTTCCTCGCTCGTGCATTTAAGCGTTGAAGGGAACGCGATCGCCGGTGTGTTGCCGGCGGCAATTGCGGCTCTCCCTAACCTTCAGGTGTTGTCCCTCGCGCAGAACAATTTCACCGGCGCAGTTCCCGCTTCCGTTTTTTGCAACGTCTCGCTCAAAACGCCGTCGCTCCGCATCGTTCATTTAGGCTTTAACGGTTTCACGGACTTTGCGTGGCCTCAACCCGCCACAACGTGTTTCAGCGTTCTCCAAGTTTTCATCATTCAGCGCAATCGCGTGCGTGGCAAGTTTCCCCTGTGGTTAACCAATGTCACCACGCTGTCTGTCCTCGATGTTTCCGGCAACGCGCTCTCCGGCGAGATTCCGCCGGAAATTGGACGCCTCGAGAATTTGGAGGAGTTGAAGATAGCCAACAACTCATTTTCCGGCGTGATTCCTCCGGAGATCGTGAAGTGCTGGTCCCTGCGTGTTGTTGATTTTGAAGGCAACAAGTTTTCCGGCGAGGTTCCTTCGTTTTTCGGTAATCTTACAGAGCTTAAGGTTCTGTCTCTTGGTGTGAACCATTTCTCTGGTTCTGTTCCTGTGTGTTTTGGTGAGCTTGCGTCTCTTGAGACGTTGAGTCTAAGGGGTAATAGATTGAATGGTACAATGCCAGAGGAGGTGCTGGGTTTGAAGAATTTGACAATATTAGACCTCAGTGGAAACAAATTCTCAGGTCATGTTTCTGGTAAAGTTGGGAATCTGAGTAAATTAATGGTTCTGAATCTGAGTGGCAATGGCTTCCACGGTGAAGTTCCTTCTACATTGGGGAATCTTTTCCGTCTCACTACACTTGACTTGAGCAAACAGAATCTCTCTGGTGAATTGCCCTTTGAAATTTCAGGGCTTCCCAGTTTGCAAGTTATTGCTCTTCAAGAGAACAAGTTGTCTGGGGTGATCCCCGAAGGATTTAGCAGCTTGACCAGTTTGAAACACGTGAACCTAAGCTCTAACGAGTTTTCTGGGCATATTCCCAAGAACTATGGCTTTCTTCGATCATTGGTTGCTCTTTCATTGTCCAATAACCGCATCACAGGAACAATTCCTCCGGAAATTGGAAACTGCTCCGACATTGAAATTCTCGAGCTTGGATCAAATTACTTGGAGGGTCTCATTCCCAAGGATCTCTCTAGCCTTGCCCATTTGAAAGTGCTTGATTTGGGCAACAGCAATTTAACTGGAGCTTTGCCTGAGGATATCTCCAAATGCTCATGGTTAACTGTTTTGTTAGCAGATCACAACCAACTCTCTGGTGCTATACCAGAGTCATTGGCAGAGTTATCACACCTAACAATGCTGGATCTCTCTGCCAACAATTTGAGTGGGAAAATCCCAAGTAACCTAAACACAATCCCTGGTTTGGTTTACTTCAATGTCTCGGGTAACAACTTAGAAGGCGAGATTCCACCAATGTTGGGTTCTAAATTCAACAACCCTTCTGTGTTTGCAAACAACCAGAACCTATGTGGGAAGCCATTGGATAGAAAGTGTGAAGAGACAGACAGTAAGGAGAGAAATAGGTTAATTGTATTAATCATTATCATTGCAGTTGGAGGTTGTTTATTAGCATTATGTTGCTGCTTCTACATTTTCAGTCTTCTGAGATGGCGAAGAAGGATCAAAGCGGCAGTGTCcggagagaagaaaaagagtcCAAGAACGAGTTCAGGAACAAGCCAGAGCCGCAGCAGCACTGACACCAACGGTCCAAAACTCGTCATGTTCAACACCAAGATCACACTCGCGGAAACAATCGAAGCAACAAGACAATTCGACGAAGAGAACGTGCTGAGCAGAACAAGACACGGGTTAGTATTCAAAGCCTGCTACAACGACGGAATGGTCCTTTCAATTCGCAAGCTCCAAGATGGGTCTTTAGACGAAAACATGTTCAGAAAAGAAGCAGAGTCCTTAGGCAAAATCAGGCACCGAAACTTAACAGTTCTGAGAGGCTACTACGCTGGACCACCAGATGTTAGACTCTTGGTACACGATTACATGCCCAATGGAAACCTCGCCACGCTGCTCCAAGAAGCTTCTCATTTAGATGGCCATGTTTTGAATTGGCCAATGCGACATCTCATTGCATTAGGAATCGCTCGCGGCGTAGCGTTTTTGCATCAATCCTCTCTTATCCACGGCGACATAAAACCGCAAAACGTTCTTTTTGATGCAGACTTCGAAGCCCATTTATCAGATTTCGGGCTTGACAAGTTAACAGTTACCAACAACAACGCAGTTGAAGCCTCTACTTCAAGCACTGCTACGGTTGGCACGTTGGGCTACGTGTCACCGGAAGCTACTTTAACCGGGGAGGCCACCAAGGAGTGTGACGTGTACAGCTTCGGCATCGTCTTGCTGGAGCTTCTCAcggggaagaggcccatgaTGTTCACGCAGGACGAGGATATTGTTAAATGGGTGAAGAAACAGCTTCAGAAGGGGCAAATTACGGAGTTATTAGAGCCTGGTTTGTTTGAACTTGACCCAGAGTCTTCTGAATGGGAAGAGTTTCTGTTGGGTGTGAAAGTGGGCTTGCTTTGCACAGCACCGGATCCTCTTGATCGACCAACCATGTCTGATATCGTGTTCATGCTTGAAGGTTGTCGTGTTGGACCCGATATTGCTTCCTCAGCTGATCCCACCTCGCAACCTTCTCCGGTGTAA